The uncultured Methanolobus sp. sequence TGTATAATCCTAATGATCGGATTATTTTGTGGAGAAACACAATACAACTTTTTCATGAAAGCAACAAACCAAAGTTTGCAGGCCCTTTCAAAGTTTCAGGTTTTAATTACGTTATCGAAAAACAATGTGTCTCTTCAGATGGGGGCAAGTATCCGACGCCTGATATTACTGCAAGTAGTAGTGATGGGGTTGCTATCTTAGAATTAACAACAGACAATAGTAAATCTAAAAAATATAATCTTGAAAAATATGAGTCAATTAGTACTCGACATCTGCACAATCATGGATTAAAAAAGCATGATAATAAAGTTCCAGATGTTTTGTCTAGTAGACTCAAGTATTTAGATGACGGAAATTATTGTCAATTGATAGTGCAGAAAGAACTCGAAATTAGAAAAATAGAATGCATCAAAAACCAGAAGTTATCTGAAGCACTAAAAGATTCAGAAGGTATAGACCTTTCAAAAGTTCCTTCGATTCCAATTACACTCATTCCAGAAATGCACGATAAAAAACAGGAATTGCGAAGGGGATTAGTTGAAATTATAATGCAGATTTTCAATCCAATGTGTAAAGGAAAGACGGCTGCCCAAATGGTTGAAGAAGGAATGGAGCGTCTATATGATAAAGTGGATTCTGTTCTCACAACCCAGCTAACAGAAGTAGTCGCAAAAGAAATGGACCTTTTGGTGAATGGTGAACTTAAGGATTACTTAACAAAAAAGGACGCGTTCTATATTACAACTGAAAAGTTTAAGGTTCACCATAAAACGCTAGAGTCAATCAATTATACACTCAAAAATTGGGCTGGTATTTCTACGCAGTCGACTCTCGACGACTTTTAATTTCAGTTCTCTTTTTCCGGCATTCCGGTACCAAGGAAAATAAGTTTAGTCTCTATCGGAGTACCATCATCACCATCAGTCATCGTGATGTCTTCTCTTTTAATCTCAATATTCACATTTTCCGGCTTCAGGTCTGATTCCTGCATATAATCGAGTATCAGTTTCTTTCCGTGCTCGGTTGCGTATTCCAGAGCGTCTGAATAAGTAGAAAACTCCCTTCTTTCCACTGGAGAAAACACCAGAACGCTTCTTTTTGTCTTCTTGTAAAATGATTTAACAAGTATCTTTATGCTCTTGACACCTTTGCCTATCAGAGCTCCGACAGCATTCCCAACATCTGCATATTCAGGGACAACAATATCAGCAACAATAAGCCTGTCTAGCTCTTCCACATAGCAACTGACGGGTCCACCAAGGAGTACAACCGGGACATTCACTTTAAACTGTGAGAGGAAATCCCCGCGTATCATTTTCTCTATCTCGGTTTTTGAAACTCCTTTATACATAAAACTCATAAGGTCAAGTGCCATATTGATTGCAACTTCCTTTTTGATATGCCTGCAAAGTTCCATTTCATCCATTGGTGTGAGCCTTGCAAGGATCTTAGCTCCTGTGAGCGAGGCTTCTCGATCCCATTTCGTGTATTCCTCAAGCACATGGAGAGCATCCGTAGGAGTAAATCCGATTGCCTGAACAAGCCTTTTTTGTATCAGTGAATCGACACTGTCCGGAGATATTGGCTTTCCGATTTTCCAGAATATATCGTTAAGAGAAACAGGTTCAAACTGTATTATTTCCATGAGTTCTTTCTCGAATGAACTAAGGTTTGCAGCTTCTTTTCCTGTTCTGACAAAGAACTTGGTAGGTTGAACATTTTCAGCAAGCTGAATCCTTGAAGGCGTTCTGCCTGATTTTAACAGTTCCATAAATCCCGGATACTTTATAGCAGCCAGGCAGAGTGGAACAACCCTGCGTGGTCCGATATTGATATTGCGGCTCTTGATCCATACATGACTGTCTCCTCCCATTGCTGATGTTTCCATGCGAATGGCTTTCACCTTTGTATGCCAGCCACCGACAACAGCTCCTGTGTCCACAAGTTCCGGAAATCCTCCATAATTCAGTGAAACATCGGTGCTGGTTCCCCCAACATCGATTACTGCACAGGTATCATTTCCTGAAAGGAAGGATGCACCCATAAGACTTGCAGCCGGTCCTGAAAAGATGGACTCGATTGGTCTTTCCATGGCTTCATGGATACCGATTACCGAACCGTCACATTTTAGCATCATAAGTTTTGCATCAATACCACGTTTCCTGATGTCAGTCAGTATTGCATGGATGAACTGGTCTGCTATTGGAAGCAGTTGTGCATTCAGGTAAGCTGTAACACCTCTTTCGTATGCTCCCAGGTCCTGTGATAACTCATGCCCACAGACAATTGGAAGTCCGGTTAGCTCTGAAAGCATATCCCTCACTTTTATTTCATGATCAGGATTACGGATGCTGAAATATGAAGATACTGCAAAAGCGGAAACCCGGTCTTTGACTTTAAGAGCATATTCCCTGACAGCTTCCATATCGAGAATATCATCTTCAAGCCCGGCTACGTTGTGCCCACCTTTCACTACAATGAAATTGTCTATGGGTGGATTTGCAGGAAGGGCATGCTTACCTATGAGTATAAGAGCAACCGGATAGCCTGTTTTTTCTAGTATGGTGTTGGTAGCAAGAGTTGTTGATACTGAAACAAGTTTAACATCAGGCAGGTACTTGCTGTCAAGTCCATCGATTGCATTCTCAATTCCTGTTAAAAGGTCAGGATATGTTGTAAGAGCTTTATTGGCATCAATAACCTTTCTGTCAGAATCCCTGACAATTACCGCATCGGTGTATGTCCCGCCGGCATCTATTCCAAGACTGTACTGCATTATTCTGCCTCAATTTTCCTGTTTTTCCCGGCTTTTCCGACACCGGAAAAAGTGAGTCTGGTTTCCACAGGAATTCCGCCCTCATGTGTCACTATATCATTGCGATACATGTCGATACTAACTTCTGTTGTATCCAGTCCTGCATCACTCATATAGTTCATAATGAGCTTACTGCCGATCTCTTCCCCGAATTCAAGAGCTTCATCATATGATGCAAATTCTTCCCTCCCTCCCGGGAAAAAAGCAATGAAAGAAGATGTTTTAAGATTGTATTTCGATTCGGTGTAATTTGCCTTGATGAGGACTTCAAGTTTTCTGGCACCTTTCCCTGCAACTGCCCCAACGGCATTTCCCACATCACAGTATTCAGGAAGGATTATTTCTGCATCTATGAATTCACCAAGTTCCTTTTCATAGGCTTTTACAGGTCCGCCTAGAAGAACCACAGGAAGGTCAACCTTAAATCCGGCGAAGAACTTTCCTTTGAGCACTTTTTCAATCTCTTCCCTGCTGACATCTTCAAGCAGGAATGAAATGAGGTTCAGTGCCATATTCTTTGCAACTTCTTTTTTGATACTGAGACAAAACTCATCTTCTTCAGTTCCCGAAAGTGCAGCCAGTACGCCAGCTCCAAGAACCGAGGCTTCCCTGTTCCACTGGGTGTATTCTCCCAGTACATGAAGTGCATCAGTGGGAGTGAAACCAATTGCTTTTATGAGTCGCTTTTGTATCAATAAGTCAAGAGTTCCCGGATTTGGAAGCCTGTTCTCGTTCCAGTAAATTTCAGTTACTGTAAGCGGTCTATCCTCAATTCTCGATAGCAGATCCTCTTCGGCCGGACTTATGTCAGAAGCTTCAAGTCCTGATCTGAAAAAGAATTTCGTGGGCTGAAGATTCTCTCCTATCTGGTTACGGAGTATTATCTGATTTTGTTTCAGTTTTTCAATTATTTCAGGATATTCCATAGCTGCAAGGCAGAGAGGAATGACCCTGCGAGGGCCGATATTTGTCAAATGGTTCCTGACCCAGACATGGCTGTCACCACCCATTGCGGATGTTTCCATGCGTATAGCCTTGACCTTTGTCTGCCAGCCGCCAACTATGGCACCTGCTTCACTGAGTTCAGGAACCCCACGGTATATCAGGGAGACATCGGTACTGGTTCCTCCTACATCTATGACAGTGCAGTTCTCATTTTTTGAGAGGAAAGCTGCTCCCACAAGACTTGCGGCTGGCCCTGAGAACACAGATTCTATTGGTCTTTTCAGTGCCTCACTGATTCCGACAACAGAACCGTCACATTTTAGCATCATGAGTTTTGCATCAATATTCCTTCTTTTTATCTCGGAGCTGACAGCTTCCATGAAATGACTGGAAATTGGTATGAGTCTGGCATTAAGATATGCAGTGACACCTCTTTGGTATGCACCAAGATCCTGTGAAAGTTCATGTCCGCAAACCACAGGAAGTCCTGCTAGTTTGGCGATAAGTTCCTTAATCCTCAGTTCGTGGTCAGGGTTGCGTACGCTGAAATATGATGAAACTGCAAATGCAGAGACCTTATCCTTTACCTGAAGGACAAAGTCTCGGACAGAATCAAGGTCAAGGGGACAAACTTCGTTTCCGGCACTGTTGTGTCCGCCACTAACCAGAGTGAAATGTTCTATCTTTGAACTGTTGGGAATATCTGTGTT is a genomic window containing:
- a CDS encoding hydantoinase/oxoprolinase family protein, which encodes MQYSLGIDAGGTYTDAVIVRDSDRKVIDANKALTTYPDLLTGIENAIDGLDSKYLPDVKLVSVSTTLATNTILEKTGYPVALILIGKHALPANPPIDNFIVVKGGHNVAGLEDDILDMEAVREYALKVKDRVSAFAVSSYFSIRNPDHEIKVRDMLSELTGLPIVCGHELSQDLGAYERGVTAYLNAQLLPIADQFIHAILTDIRKRGIDAKLMMLKCDGSVIGIHEAMERPIESIFSGPAASLMGASFLSGNDTCAVIDVGGTSTDVSLNYGGFPELVDTGAVVGGWHTKVKAIRMETSAMGGDSHVWIKSRNINIGPRRVVPLCLAAIKYPGFMELLKSGRTPSRIQLAENVQPTKFFVRTGKEAANLSSFEKELMEIIQFEPVSLNDIFWKIGKPISPDSVDSLIQKRLVQAIGFTPTDALHVLEEYTKWDREASLTGAKILARLTPMDEMELCRHIKKEVAINMALDLMSFMYKGVSKTEIEKMIRGDFLSQFKVNVPVVLLGGPVSCYVEELDRLIVADIVVPEYADVGNAVGALIGKGVKSIKILVKSFYKKTKRSVLVFSPVERREFSTYSDALEYATEHGKKLILDYMQESDLKPENVNIEIKREDITMTDGDDGTPIETKLIFLGTGMPEKEN
- a CDS encoding hydantoinase/oxoprolinase family protein; translation: MYSLGIDAGGTYTDAALIRDTDGKILDYNKSLTTYPDILEGIRNTLDGLDEQYLKNVNYVSVSTTLATNSVLEKTGYPVALILVNNTDIPNSSKIEHFTLVSGGHNSAGNEVCPLDLDSVRDFVLQVKDKVSAFAVSSYFSVRNPDHELRIKELIAKLAGLPVVCGHELSQDLGAYQRGVTAYLNARLIPISSHFMEAVSSEIKRRNIDAKLMMLKCDGSVVGISEALKRPIESVFSGPAASLVGAAFLSKNENCTVIDVGGTSTDVSLIYRGVPELSEAGAIVGGWQTKVKAIRMETSAMGGDSHVWVRNHLTNIGPRRVIPLCLAAMEYPEIIEKLKQNQIILRNQIGENLQPTKFFFRSGLEASDISPAEEDLLSRIEDRPLTVTEIYWNENRLPNPGTLDLLIQKRLIKAIGFTPTDALHVLGEYTQWNREASVLGAGVLAALSGTEEDEFCLSIKKEVAKNMALNLISFLLEDVSREEIEKVLKGKFFAGFKVDLPVVLLGGPVKAYEKELGEFIDAEIILPEYCDVGNAVGAVAGKGARKLEVLIKANYTESKYNLKTSSFIAFFPGGREEFASYDEALEFGEEIGSKLIMNYMSDAGLDTTEVSIDMYRNDIVTHEGGIPVETRLTFSGVGKAGKNRKIEAE